In Mycobacterium sp. JS623, one genomic interval encodes:
- a CDS encoding ABC transporter ATP-binding protein/permease codes for METFTPSLNWGDELITSLLWVARAWAIAAVSTLLVLALLARFTTWGRQFWRITGDYFKGRQSIPVWSLLGVLLASVMIDVRLGVLFSYQSNDQFSALQAAFDGGGTAKQVAIDGFWAAMLLYVGLALSDIVRNLLDVYLMQRFIIRWRVWLTHRLTGDWLDGDAYYRGRFVEPPIDNPDQRIQQDIDAFTTGTGQGTNVPTVGTSQTLLFGTVFAVVNVVSFTPILWGLAGPLTIFGVIVPKALFWMALVYVFFTTVVAFWIGRPLIRLSFRNERTNAAFRYALVRLRDAAEAVGLYRGEGAERGQLVTRFAAVIANYRAFVRRTLVFLGWNRSMNQIVSPLPTVVQAPRLFAGEIQLGDVTQSSSAFISVHDSLAFFRAVYDSFANYRAVVIRLDGLVTANEQARELPALTALPATDGLLELSAVEVRTPQGARLVEPLDVRLDSGESLVITGGSGTGKTTLLRSLAQLWPFTSGTVRCPADGTMFLSQLPYMPLGDLRTVISYPAVAGEFDDAAIQSVLDTAALGHLASRLDETADWAKVLSPGEQQRIAFARVLLAKPRVVFLDESTSALDEGQEFALYRSLRTALPDCIVVSVSHRSTVEQHHDRRLELLGGGQWRLAPV; via the coding sequence ATGGAAACGTTCACGCCGTCCCTGAATTGGGGCGACGAGCTGATTACGTCCCTGTTGTGGGTGGCGCGGGCTTGGGCGATCGCAGCGGTGTCCACCCTCTTGGTGCTGGCGCTGCTCGCGCGGTTCACCACCTGGGGCCGGCAGTTCTGGCGGATCACCGGCGACTATTTCAAGGGCCGCCAAAGCATTCCGGTGTGGTCGTTGCTCGGCGTGCTACTGGCCTCAGTGATGATCGACGTGCGCCTCGGTGTGCTGTTCAGTTATCAGTCCAACGACCAGTTTTCGGCGTTGCAGGCTGCGTTTGACGGCGGCGGGACAGCGAAACAGGTTGCGATCGACGGCTTTTGGGCGGCGATGCTGCTCTACGTCGGGCTGGCCCTCTCCGACATCGTCCGCAACCTGCTTGATGTGTACCTGATGCAGCGATTCATCATCCGGTGGCGGGTGTGGCTGACGCACCGGCTCACCGGCGACTGGCTCGACGGTGACGCCTACTACCGGGGGCGATTCGTCGAGCCGCCGATCGACAACCCCGATCAGCGCATCCAGCAGGACATCGACGCGTTCACCACCGGCACCGGTCAGGGGACCAACGTGCCGACGGTTGGGACGTCGCAAACCCTGTTGTTCGGCACCGTCTTCGCCGTCGTCAACGTCGTTTCGTTCACGCCGATCCTGTGGGGCCTGGCCGGACCGCTCACCATCTTCGGTGTCATCGTGCCTAAGGCACTGTTCTGGATGGCGCTGGTGTACGTGTTCTTCACGACGGTCGTCGCGTTCTGGATCGGCAGGCCGCTGATCCGGCTGTCGTTCCGCAACGAGCGCACCAACGCCGCGTTCCGCTATGCGCTGGTGCGGCTTCGAGACGCCGCAGAGGCCGTTGGTTTGTACCGCGGCGAAGGCGCTGAACGTGGCCAGCTGGTAACGCGATTCGCCGCCGTCATCGCGAATTACCGCGCCTTCGTCCGGCGGACCCTGGTCTTTTTGGGGTGGAACCGGTCAATGAACCAGATCGTCAGCCCATTGCCGACCGTGGTGCAGGCCCCGCGGTTGTTCGCCGGCGAGATCCAGCTCGGAGACGTCACTCAATCGTCGAGCGCATTCATCTCGGTGCACGATTCGCTGGCGTTCTTTCGTGCCGTCTACGACTCGTTCGCCAACTACCGGGCGGTGGTCATCCGCCTCGACGGCTTGGTCACCGCCAACGAACAGGCAAGGGAGCTGCCGGCTTTGACGGCACTCCCCGCTACCGACGGCTTGCTGGAGCTCAGCGCCGTGGAAGTCCGAACCCCGCAGGGCGCACGGCTGGTCGAGCCCCTGGATGTCCGGCTGGACTCCGGCGAATCGTTGGTGATCACCGGAGGCTCGGGAACGGGTAAGACGACGCTGCTACGCAGCCTCGCACAGCTGTGGCCGTTCACCTCGGGCACGGTGCGGTGTCCAGCCGACGGGACCATGTTCCTGTCGCAGCTGCCCTACATGCCGCTTGGCGACCTTCGCACCGTGATTTCGTATCCGGCTGTCGCTGGCGAATTCGATGACGCGGCAATCCAATCCGTGCTCGACACCGCCGCGCTCGGCCATCTCGCCAGCCGCCTCGATGAGACAGCCGACTGGGCCAAGGTGCTCTCGCCGGGCGAACAGCAGCGCATCGCGTTCGCGCGGGTGCTGCTGGCCAAACCCAGAGTGGTGTTCCTCGACGAGTCGACCTCCGCGCTTGACGAGGGCCAGGAATTCGCGCTGTACCGGTCGTTGCGTACGGCGCTGCCCGACTGCATCGTGGTCAGCGTCAGCCATCGCAGCACCGTCGAACAGCACCACGACCGTCGTCTGGAACTTCTTGGCGGCGGCCAGTGGCGCCTTGCGCCGGTTTAG
- a CDS encoding ABC transporter ATP-binding protein/permease: MNPDMFTPTLDWGSELLKSLWWIARWWTFMAVGTFLVLLLIARFTKWGRQFWRITGGYFTGRDSLRVWIWLGALLLSVVVGVRIDVLLSFQGNDMMSSFQSVAAGLTGDEAVKNSGKDGFWFSIIVFGVLATIHVARVMVDLFLMQRFMLRWRAWLTDRLTGDWLDGKAYYRSRFIDDTIDNPDQRIQTDIDIFTAGVGPLPNTPNNTSAATLVFGAVSAILSMISFTKILWDLSGPLTLPIIGFQVPKAMFIILIVYVIFATIFAFWIGKPIIWLAFNNEKFNAAFRYALVRLRDASEAVAFYRGEIAERTGLRRLFAPVVSNYKRYVNRMIGFYGWNLSMSQIIVVVPYILQFPRFLAGEIKLGAMSQSASAFGSIQDGLSFFRNAYDSFAGYRAAIIRLHGLVIANEEGRALPEVTTTPCKDGAVVLDDVEVRTPDGKQLIKPLDMRLEIGDTLVVTGPSGSGKTTLLRSLAELWPFCSGTLTRPCGPNETMFLSQLPYVPLGNLRAVVSYPSEEGSIDDRTLQQMLHKVALQHLVHRLDEVLDWAKVLSPGEQQRISFARVLLTRPKAVFLDEATSALDEGLEFLLYNLVRTELPETILVSVSHRSTVEQHHTHELELLGDGEWRLGRVQGDEPVPV; encoded by the coding sequence ATGAACCCGGACATGTTCACCCCAACGCTGGACTGGGGCAGCGAGCTGTTGAAATCGCTGTGGTGGATCGCCCGCTGGTGGACGTTCATGGCGGTCGGCACTTTTCTGGTGTTGCTGCTGATCGCCAGGTTCACCAAGTGGGGCAGGCAGTTCTGGCGTATCACCGGCGGCTACTTCACCGGTCGCGACAGCCTCAGAGTCTGGATCTGGCTGGGGGCACTGCTGCTGTCAGTAGTCGTCGGCGTTCGCATCGACGTGCTGTTGTCCTTCCAGGGCAATGACATGATGAGCAGCTTCCAGTCGGTCGCAGCAGGCCTCACTGGTGACGAGGCCGTTAAGAATTCGGGCAAGGACGGCTTTTGGTTCTCGATCATTGTGTTCGGCGTCCTGGCCACCATCCACGTCGCCCGCGTGATGGTGGACCTGTTCCTGATGCAGCGATTCATGCTTCGGTGGCGGGCGTGGCTGACCGATCGGCTCACCGGCGACTGGCTGGACGGCAAGGCCTACTACCGGTCCCGCTTTATCGATGACACGATCGACAACCCGGATCAACGCATCCAGACCGACATCGACATCTTCACCGCAGGTGTCGGTCCCCTGCCCAACACTCCGAACAACACGTCCGCGGCCACGCTGGTGTTCGGGGCGGTCTCAGCCATTCTGTCGATGATTTCGTTCACGAAGATCCTGTGGGACCTGTCGGGCCCGCTCACGCTGCCCATCATCGGGTTTCAGGTGCCCAAGGCGATGTTCATCATCCTGATTGTGTACGTCATCTTCGCGACGATCTTCGCGTTCTGGATCGGCAAACCAATTATCTGGCTCGCCTTCAACAACGAGAAGTTCAACGCGGCCTTCCGCTACGCGCTGGTGCGACTGCGCGACGCCTCGGAGGCGGTTGCTTTCTATCGCGGCGAGATCGCGGAGCGAACGGGGCTGCGACGCCTGTTCGCGCCGGTCGTCTCCAACTACAAGCGGTACGTCAATCGGATGATCGGCTTCTACGGGTGGAACCTGTCCATGAGCCAGATCATCGTGGTCGTGCCCTATATCTTGCAGTTCCCGCGATTCCTCGCCGGCGAGATCAAGCTCGGCGCCATGTCGCAGTCGGCGTCGGCCTTCGGCAGCATCCAAGACGGGCTGTCGTTCTTCCGAAATGCATACGACTCGTTCGCCGGCTATCGCGCGGCGATCATCCGTCTGCACGGCCTGGTCATCGCCAACGAAGAAGGAAGGGCGCTACCGGAAGTCACGACCACCCCATGCAAGGACGGCGCGGTTGTGCTCGACGACGTCGAGGTCCGCACCCCCGACGGCAAGCAGCTCATCAAGCCGCTCGACATGCGCCTGGAAATCGGCGACACGTTGGTGGTCACCGGGCCATCCGGCAGCGGGAAGACCACGCTGCTGCGCAGCCTGGCGGAGTTGTGGCCGTTCTGCTCCGGCACCCTGACCCGGCCGTGCGGCCCCAACGAAACGATGTTCCTTTCGCAGCTGCCGTACGTGCCGCTGGGTAATCTGCGCGCGGTCGTGAGCTATCCGAGTGAAGAGGGGTCGATCGACGATCGAACCCTGCAACAAATGCTGCACAAGGTTGCGCTGCAGCACCTCGTCCACCGGCTAGACGAGGTGCTGGATTGGGCCAAGGTGCTCTCTCCTGGCGAGCAGCAGCGCATCTCGTTCGCCCGCGTCTTGTTGACCAGGCCGAAGGCCGTCTTCCTCGACGAGGCCACCTCAGCGTTGGACGAAGGTTTGGAGTTCCTGCTGTACAACCTGGTGCGCACCGAGCTGCCGGAGACCATCCTGGTCAGCGTCAGCCACCGCAGCACTGTCGAGCAGCATCACACCCACGAACTCGAACTGCTCGGCGACGGCGAATGGCGTCTCGGCCGGGTGCAAGGCGACGAGCCCGTCCCTGTGTAA
- a CDS encoding ABC transporter ATP-binding protein/permease, giving the protein MNPFRPSIDWSHEAVNSAVWVLHVWVITAAALLAVLLLVGRMTEWGRQFWRITGDYFKGRQSVPVWAVVGLLLLSAILVVRINVLLSYYANDLFSSLQLTFQPDSARSAGIHGFWVTILVFAVLAVCYVARTLADLWLTQTFIMRWRIWLSHRFIGDWLGDYAYFRSQFSRRAIDNPDQRIQQDIDIFTAGVGGEPNNPAYTSDRLLLFGAVEAVVSVFSFGAILWHLSGPLTLGTVTLPRALFVVVIGYVLAATVIAFVIGRPLIRLSFMNELLNAGFRYALVRLRDASAAVGMYRGENAERFVLTGRLSAVMDNYGNWRNRMVLFTGWNLSMSQAIDPLPFIVQAPRLFAGQISLGDIFQSAAAFHTIHNSLSFFRDAYDSFASYRAAIIRLNGLVDENSLARRFGQVTTIKSQDGALQVDGLAVRTPEGEPLIRDLDFHLAPGDALLISGPSGIGKTVLLQSLAGLWPFVSGSVRLPSDQRDAMFVPQLPYIPLGDLRAVASYPHEAGSLDDRDIQQALVKVALRHLAIRLNDVKDWAKVLSVGEQQRIAFARILLAKPRAVFLDESTAAMDEGLELMLYELLRTELSDSVLVSVSHRGTIEQFHGRHLQLVGDGEWRLDALPTRS; this is encoded by the coding sequence ATGAATCCGTTCCGGCCGTCGATCGACTGGAGTCACGAAGCCGTCAACTCGGCGGTGTGGGTGCTGCACGTATGGGTGATCACCGCGGCTGCCCTGCTGGCGGTGCTGTTGCTGGTCGGCCGGATGACGGAATGGGGACGGCAGTTCTGGCGCATCACCGGCGATTACTTCAAGGGCAGGCAGAGCGTGCCGGTGTGGGCTGTGGTGGGGCTGCTGTTGTTGTCGGCAATCCTGGTCGTCCGCATCAACGTGCTGCTCAGCTACTACGCCAACGACCTTTTCTCGTCGCTGCAACTGACGTTTCAGCCCGACTCGGCGAGAAGCGCGGGCATTCATGGCTTTTGGGTGACGATCCTGGTTTTCGCGGTGCTGGCCGTTTGTTATGTGGCGCGCACGCTTGCCGACCTCTGGTTGACTCAAACGTTCATCATGCGATGGCGAATCTGGTTGAGCCACCGCTTCATTGGTGACTGGCTCGGCGACTACGCCTACTTCCGCAGCCAATTCTCGCGACGGGCCATCGACAATCCTGATCAACGCATTCAGCAGGACATCGACATCTTCACCGCGGGCGTCGGCGGCGAGCCGAACAATCCGGCCTACACCTCGGATCGGCTGCTGCTGTTCGGCGCCGTCGAGGCGGTGGTGTCGGTCTTCTCGTTCGGCGCGATCCTCTGGCATCTCTCTGGCCCCCTGACGCTGGGCACCGTGACCCTGCCGAGGGCGCTGTTCGTGGTGGTGATCGGCTATGTGCTCGCGGCCACCGTCATCGCGTTCGTAATCGGCAGGCCGCTGATCCGATTGAGCTTCATGAACGAACTTCTCAATGCGGGCTTCCGGTACGCGCTCGTCCGCTTGAGAGATGCGAGCGCAGCCGTGGGCATGTACCGCGGTGAGAACGCCGAACGGTTTGTGCTCACTGGCCGCCTGTCGGCCGTCATGGACAACTACGGCAACTGGCGCAACCGGATGGTGTTGTTCACCGGATGGAATCTGTCCATGAGCCAGGCGATCGACCCGCTGCCGTTCATCGTCCAGGCACCGCGGCTTTTCGCAGGACAGATTTCACTTGGCGATATTTTCCAGTCCGCCGCCGCATTTCACACTATTCACAACTCGTTGTCGTTCTTCCGCGACGCATACGATTCGTTCGCGAGCTATCGGGCGGCGATCATCCGGCTGAATGGACTGGTCGACGAGAACTCGCTGGCACGCAGGTTCGGCCAGGTGACCACGATCAAGTCGCAGGACGGCGCCCTACAGGTCGACGGTCTAGCCGTTCGCACCCCCGAGGGTGAACCGCTCATCCGCGACCTCGACTTCCACCTGGCGCCGGGGGACGCGCTGCTGATCAGCGGACCGTCAGGCATTGGTAAGACCGTGCTGTTGCAGAGCCTCGCCGGGCTGTGGCCGTTCGTGTCCGGCAGCGTGCGGTTGCCGTCGGACCAGCGCGACGCGATGTTCGTGCCGCAACTGCCCTACATCCCGCTTGGCGACCTCCGTGCCGTCGCGTCGTATCCACACGAGGCGGGTTCCCTCGACGATCGCGACATTCAGCAGGCCCTCGTCAAGGTGGCCCTGCGACATCTGGCCATCCGGCTCAACGACGTCAAAGACTGGGCGAAGGTGCTCTCGGTCGGCGAGCAGCAGCGCATCGCGTTCGCGCGCATCCTGCTCGCCAAACCGCGGGCGGTCTTCCTCGACGAGTCGACCGCAGCGATGGACGAGGGGCTGGAGCTGATGCTCTACGAACTGCTGCGGACCGAGCTCTCCGACTCAGTTCTGGTCAGCGTGAGCCATCGCGGCACCATCGAGCAGTTCCACGGCCGGCACCTGCAGTTGGTCGGCGACGGCGAGTGGCGCCTCGACGCGCTTCCTACCAGGAGCTAG
- a CDS encoding acetolactate synthase: MSIDAPVTVNAGHLVARRLRASGIDTIFTLSGGHLFSIYDGCRAENIRLIDTRHEQTAAFAAEGWSKVTRVPGVAVLTAGPGVTNGMSAMAAAQQNQSPLVVLGGRAPALRWGQGSLQEIDHVPFVAPLTRFAATAQSADAVGGLIDDALRAAVGAPSGVAFIDFPMDHVFSEAQDAGGPGALSQRPVAADADGNAVDAATRLLAQAQRPVIMAGTNVWWGHAERALLELAEALRIPVLMNGMARGTVPADHALAFSRARSKALGEADVALVVGVPMDFRLGFGGVFGVQTKLIVADRVEPDRAHPRDVAAELYGDLSATLSALASAAAGEHEGWIGELRAVEDAARAAEQAELDDDRTPLHPMRLYAELRPLLDRDAIVVIDAGDFGSYAGRVIDSYVPGAWLDSGPFGCLGSGPGYALAAKLARPDRQVVLLQGDGAFGFSGMEWDTLVRHGIHVVSVIGNNGIWALEKHPMEMLYGYSVVAELRPGTRYDQVVTALGGHGELVSTPAQVRPALERAFSSGLPAVVNALTDPTVAYPRRSNLA; encoded by the coding sequence ATGAGCATCGACGCTCCAGTTACCGTCAATGCCGGGCATCTGGTCGCTCGACGGCTGCGCGCCAGCGGCATCGACACCATCTTCACCTTGTCCGGTGGACATCTGTTCTCGATTTACGACGGATGCCGCGCCGAGAACATCCGGCTGATCGATACCCGCCACGAGCAGACCGCGGCGTTTGCCGCCGAAGGCTGGTCGAAAGTGACCAGGGTGCCCGGGGTGGCCGTGCTGACGGCGGGCCCCGGCGTGACCAACGGGATGAGCGCGATGGCGGCCGCGCAGCAGAATCAGTCACCTCTGGTGGTGCTGGGCGGGCGGGCGCCCGCGTTGCGGTGGGGGCAGGGGTCGCTGCAGGAGATCGACCACGTGCCGTTCGTCGCGCCGTTGACCCGCTTCGCCGCCACCGCGCAGTCGGCGGATGCCGTCGGCGGGTTGATCGACGACGCGCTTCGCGCCGCGGTTGGTGCGCCGTCGGGTGTTGCGTTCATCGATTTCCCGATGGACCACGTGTTCAGCGAGGCGCAGGACGCAGGCGGCCCCGGCGCGCTGAGTCAGCGTCCGGTTGCGGCCGACGCGGACGGCAATGCGGTGGACGCGGCCACGCGACTGTTGGCGCAGGCGCAGCGGCCGGTCATCATGGCGGGCACCAACGTGTGGTGGGGGCATGCAGAGAGGGCCTTGCTGGAGTTGGCCGAGGCCCTGCGGATCCCGGTACTGATGAACGGGATGGCCCGCGGCACGGTGCCGGCGGACCACGCGTTGGCGTTCTCAAGGGCACGGTCAAAAGCGTTGGGGGAGGCTGATGTTGCGCTCGTCGTCGGGGTGCCGATGGACTTTCGGCTGGGCTTCGGCGGGGTTTTCGGTGTGCAGACCAAGCTGATCGTCGCCGATCGCGTCGAACCCGACCGCGCGCATCCGCGCGACGTCGCGGCCGAACTCTACGGCGATTTGAGCGCCACGTTGTCGGCGCTGGCTTCCGCTGCGGCGGGCGAGCACGAGGGCTGGATCGGCGAATTGCGTGCCGTCGAGGACGCTGCGCGGGCCGCCGAGCAGGCGGAGTTGGACGACGACCGCACCCCGCTGCATCCAATGCGGTTGTACGCCGAACTCAGGCCGCTGCTGGACCGCGACGCGATCGTCGTCATCGACGCTGGCGACTTCGGCTCGTATGCAGGGCGGGTGATCGACAGCTACGTGCCGGGCGCGTGGCTGGACAGCGGCCCGTTCGGCTGCCTGGGTTCCGGGCCTGGCTATGCGCTGGCCGCCAAGCTGGCCCGGCCGGATCGGCAGGTGGTGCTGCTCCAGGGCGACGGCGCCTTCGGATTCTCCGGTATGGAGTGGGATACGTTGGTGCGCCACGGTATTCACGTCGTCTCGGTGATCGGCAACAACGGCATCTGGGCGCTGGAGAAGCATCCGATGGAGATGTTGTACGGCTACTCGGTGGTCGCCGAATTGCGGCCGGGCACCCGCTACGACCAGGTGGTGACAGCGCTCGGCGGGCATGGGGAGCTGGTGTCGACTCCGGCACAGGTTCGGCCGGCGCTGGAGCGGGCGTTCTCGTCGGGCTTGCCTGCTGTGGTGAATGCGCTGACCGACCCGACCGTCGCGTACCCCCGCCGCTCCAATCTGGCCTAG
- a CDS encoding GNAT family N-acetyltransferase, whose amino-acid sequence MTVRLHDSVDEFREIAEPLYRRDPITNTIELTLLSAGAFPADSLLLTVWDDGTPVGAALQTPPYPLACNAIPVDTMDAVAAELVAGRPELTSVRGDRSSATAFADAWQAITGREASISTEERLYRLGTLRAPAGVAGAPRDANDDDRGLLIDWVQGFFEDAFGSARHDGSQEFVDNANQVGHRFVLWDVDGLPVSVAMLRVPAAGVSRIGPVFTPRELRGHGYGSVVTAAAVRLAHRSGTPDVVLFADLANPTSNAIYQRIGFQPVADSVRIDFVALD is encoded by the coding sequence GTGACAGTCAGATTGCACGACTCTGTCGACGAGTTCCGCGAGATCGCGGAACCGTTGTACAGACGCGACCCGATCACGAACACCATCGAGCTGACCCTGCTGTCGGCGGGAGCGTTTCCTGCCGACTCGCTCCTGCTCACGGTGTGGGACGACGGCACGCCCGTGGGTGCAGCTCTGCAGACGCCGCCATACCCGTTGGCGTGCAATGCAATTCCGGTAGACACCATGGATGCCGTCGCCGCCGAGCTTGTCGCCGGGCGGCCCGAACTGACCAGCGTGCGCGGAGACAGATCGTCCGCAACGGCGTTCGCGGATGCGTGGCAGGCGATCACGGGACGCGAAGCGTCGATCAGCACCGAAGAACGGCTGTATCGATTGGGCACGCTGAGGGCACCCGCTGGCGTTGCCGGCGCGCCGAGAGACGCCAACGACGACGACCGCGGCCTTCTCATCGACTGGGTGCAGGGGTTTTTCGAGGACGCGTTTGGCTCAGCGCGCCACGATGGCAGCCAAGAGTTCGTCGACAACGCGAACCAGGTCGGACACCGGTTCGTGCTCTGGGACGTCGACGGCTTGCCTGTCAGCGTGGCGATGCTGCGCGTGCCCGCCGCGGGCGTATCGCGGATCGGCCCGGTGTTCACACCCCGCGAGCTGCGCGGCCACGGCTACGGCTCGGTCGTCACCGCCGCGGCCGTGCGGCTCGCCCACCGCAGCGGCACGCCGGACGTTGTGCTGTTCGCCGATCTCGCAAATCCGACGTCGAACGCCATTTACCAACGGATTGGCTTCCAACCGGTCGCTGACAGTGTCCGGATCGACTTCGTCGCGCTCGACTGA